A window of Streptomyces sp. NBC_01224 genomic DNA:
GCAGCAGGAATTCCCCGCATGCGGGACAGCGTCCGCCTTGGCTTCGAAGAAGCCGGGCGGTGTGCTCGTCCACGGGCGGGGCCTTCTTCTTGCGCCGCCGTTCGGTCCAGTACTCGGCCAGGGCGGGGTCATCCGGAGATGCTCCGCCGTGGACCGGGACGTGCCGGACGATCTTCGTCCAGGCGAACTTGGTGAGGTAGGCGCCGCTGTCGCGGTCGCCGAACACCCACCGGTCCTGCCGGGATTTGTGGAACTTGCCGAAGTACCGGGTCGCGACCCAGCCCCTCGACTTGTTCGGGTGCGAACGTCTGGCCCACCGGTAGGTGAGGTGCCAGACGTGGCGGTCCAGGCCGGTGAAGACCCGGCCGGAGACCACGCTCCGGTAGTAGGCCGACCATCCCCGGATAACCGGGTTGAGCCGGAACACCACGGCGGCCGCGTTCGCACCGTGCATGGAGCGCACGTCGGCGGTGAGCCGCTTCCGGAACCGCTTGACCGACTCCTTGCTGGGGGTGATGAGCAGCTTTCCACTGCCCTGCCGATCGACGCGGCGGCGGATGTCGAAGCCCAGGAACGAGAACCCGTCCTCAACGTGGACGATGCGTGTCCTGTCCTCGTTGAAGCGGAGTCCCCTCGGCTCCAGCCACGCCGTGAGACTGGCCTTGACCTGCTCGGCCTGCTCGCGGCTGTGGCACATCGCCACGTAATCGTCGGCGTATCTGACCAGCACAGGGCATCCCTTGACCGTCTCAGCGTCACTGCGTGCGCTGGGCCGGTAGCGGACCCCTGCCGCGTGCTCCATTCCGTGCAAGGCCACGTTCATCAGCATGGGGCTGATCACGCCTCCTTGAGGAGTTCCCTCCTCGGTCGGCGTGAACTCGCCGGACTGGATCACGCCGGCCTTCAGCCAGGCCCGAACCATGCCCCGTGCGGGGAAGGTGCCGAGACTGTCGAGAAGGTGATCGTGGTCGATCCGGTCGAATGCCCCGGCCAAGTCCGCGTCCAGGAGTGAGCCTCGTAACAACGTCCCGGAACTGCGCGCATCCCGAACGGTTTCTGGCCTCGTGCACGACATGGACCGGGTGGGAACCGAACCGCTCTTCACAGGCACTGGCCCACTCATAGAGGGGGTCGGTGGCGAAATGGCAGAAGGAACGGACGGCTTCAGAGTACGAGCGGATCGTCGAGCGCTTCAAATCACGCAATGAGCGCAGATCACCGAGCCACTCGTCGACCATCGCGGACGTCCACTGCCACGGGAAGGCGTTCACGTAGGCCGCGAACGCCTTCACCGTGTTCTCTCGGCCCTCGACCGTCGAGCGGGCCAGGTTCCGCGCGAGCTGCTGGCTGGCGAAGCCGCCCAA
This region includes:
- a CDS encoding reverse transcriptase domain-containing protein, giving the protein MAGAFDRIDHDHLLDSLGTFPARGMVRAWLKAGVIQSGEFTPTEEGTPQGGVISPMLMNVALHGMEHAAGVRYRPSARSDAETVKGCPVLVRYADDYVAMCHSREQAEQVKASLTAWLEPRGLRFNEDRTRIVHVEDGFSFLGFDIRRRVDRQGSGKLLITPSKESVKRFRKRLTADVRSMHGANAAAVVFRLNPVIRGWSAYYRSVVSGRVFTGLDRHVWHLTYRWARRSHPNKSRGWVATRYFGKFHKSRQDRWVFGDRDSGAYLTKFAWTKIVRHVPVHGGASPDDPALAEYWTERRRKKKAPPVDEHTARLLRSQGGRCPACGEFLLHAEHEPRSPREWEQWFIPNATASTTRAMANGPHQPADLRSPCGLLEPDAGTTGTSGSEGAGPRQRDPATRL